The Brassica napus cultivar Da-Ae chromosome C7, Da-Ae, whole genome shotgun sequence genome has a segment encoding these proteins:
- the LOC125590271 gene encoding aspartic proteinase nepenthesin-1-like has product MASSFSSSSLLLLFFLIILSCFIALSSSRRSLIGHPSTNLPRSGFRLTLKHVDSGKNLTKIQKIQRGISRGSHRLNRLGAAAVLAVASGPDDTNNIKAPTHGGSGEFLMDLAIGNPPVKYSAIVDTGSDLIWTQCKPCTECFDQPTPIFDPKTSSSYSKVGCSSGLCDALSRSSCNKDKGACGYVYTYGDYSSTRGILAMETFTFDDENSVSGIGFGCGDENKGDGFSQGSGLVGLGRGPLSLISQLKETKFSYCLTSIEDSEASSSLFIGSLASNIVKKAGASLAGEVTKTMSLLRNPNQPSFYYLDLQGITVGSKRLPIEKSTFELAEDGTGGMIIDSGTTITYLEEAAFTALSKEFTSRMSLPVDDSGSTGLDLCFTLPSNAKKIAVPKLVFHFKDADLELPGENYMVADSSTGVLCLAMGSSNGMSIFGNVQQQNFNVVHDLEKDTVSFVPTECGKL; this is encoded by the coding sequence atggcttcttctttttcttcttcctctttgttACTACTTTTCTTTCTTATCATTTTATCATGTTTCATCGCGCTTTCATCTTCAAGAAGATCATTAATCGGCCATCCTTCAACAAACCTTCCAAGATCCGGTTTTAGATTAACTCTAAAACATGTAGATTCTggtaaaaacctcaccaaaatCCAAAAGATCCAAAGAGGGATTAGCCGTGGATCCCACAGACTGAACAGGTTAGGAGCTGCGGCTGTTTTGGCTGTAGCATCTGGTCCTGATGATACCAACAATATCAAAGCACCTACTCATGGAGGAAGCGGCGAGTTTCTTATGGATTTAGCTATAGGAAACCCTCCGGTTAAGTACTCGGCTATAGTCGATACCGGGAGTGACCTTATATGGACGCAATGCAAGCCTTGCACTGAATGTTTCGACCAACCAACTCCGATTTTCGACCCGAAAACATCTTCCTCTTACTCAAAAGTAGGATGCTCTTCTGGTCTCTGTGACGCCTTGTCTCGATCCAGTTGCAACAAAGACAAAGGCGCTTGTGGGTATGTGTATACATACGGAGATTACTCGTCCACAAGAGGGATATTGGCCATGGAAACGTTCACTTTCGACGATGAGAACTCGGTTtcgggtatagggtttgggtgtGGGGATGAGAACAAAGGAGACGGGTTTTCTCAAGGGTCTGGTCTTGTAGGTCTTGGACGTGGACCACTCTCGCTCATTTCTCAGCTCAAGGAGACTAAGTTCTCTTATTGCTTAACCTCTATTGAGGATAGTGAGGCATCTAGCTCGTTGTTTATTGGCTCTCTAGCCTCAAATATCGTCAAGAAAGCCGGTGCAAGTTTAGCTGGTGAAGTCACCAAAACGATGTCGCTGCTAAGAAACCCTAACCAGCCTTCTTTCTACTACCTTGACTTACAAGGCATCACCGTTGGATCAAAACGCCTGCCTATTGAGAAGTCTACTTTCGAGCTAGCGGAAGATGGAACAGGAGGTATGATCATAGACTCTGGCACGACCATCACGTACCTCGAGGAGGCAGCGTTTACGGCATTGAGTAAGGAGTTTACATCTCGGATGAGTTTACCGGTAGATGACTCAGGATCAACAGGGCTTGACTTGTGCTTCACGTTACCTAGTAACGCGAAGAAAATTGCTGTTCCTAAGCTCGTTTTTCATTTTAAAGACGCGGATTTGGAGCTCCCGGGAGAGAACTACATGGTGGCGGATTCGAGTACAGGCGTTTTGTGTTTGGCCATGGGAAGCTCTAATGGGATGTCTATTTTCGGAAATGTTCAGCAGCAGAATTTTAATGTAGTTCATGATCTTGAGAAGGATACGGTGTCGTTTGTTCCCACTGAATGTGGAAAATTGTAG
- the LOC106411126 gene encoding fucosyltransferase 2 isoform X2: protein MDLYRSRRRLSIPKAIDTQTEEQLGVQEKRFRLFGVMRITEILAYFMVIVPVLLVIMVIFFGHDSYDQGNGFAKASRIIQIKPNVTSEDDSSLQTDQNPKDLSLLGGLLVPGFNKDTCLSRYQSHLYRKASPYKPSSYLISKLRAYEELHKRCGPGTRPYTNAERLLKPKQTGDPEPDGCKYVVWMEFSGLGNRIISIASAFLYALLTDRVLLVEGGEQFSDLFCEPFLDTTWLLPKDFALTNQFSGFAQHSPRCHGEMLKRKLINGSSVSSLSYLYLHLAHDYNDQDKMFFCEEDQSLLKNVPWLIMRTNNFFAPSLFLIPSFEEELGMMFPEKGTVFHHLGRYLFHPSNHVWGLVTRYYEAYLAKADERIGLQIRVFDEKSGVSPKVTKQILSCVQNEEVLPKLSKPGEQHKQPSEEFKLKAVLVTSLTTGYYEILKTMYWENPTVTRDVIGIHQPSHEGHQQTEKLMHNRKAWAEMYLLSLTDKLVISAWSTFGYVAQGLGGLRAWILYKQENQTSLMNPPCGRAMSPDPCFHAPPYYDCKAKKGIDTGSVVPHVRHCEDISWGLKLVDNS, encoded by the exons ATGGATCTGTATCGCTCCAGAAGGAGATTATCTATTCCCAAAGCCATTGATACACAAACAGAAGAACAACTTGGAGTCCAAGAAAAGAGATTCAGATTGTTTGGAGTGATGAGAATCACTGAGATCTTAGCTTATTTCATGGTTATTGTCCCTGTTTTGTTAGTGATCATGGTTATATTCTTTGGACACGACTCGTATGATCAAGGAAATGGCTTTGCAAAAGCATCAAGAATCATCCAGATCAAACCAAATGTGACATCTGAGGATGATTCATCATTGCAGACTGATCAGAATccaaaag ATTTGTCTCTCCTTGGAGGACTACTTGTTCCTGGTTTCAACAAAGACACATGCTTGAGTAGATACCAATCTCACCTCTACCGTAAAGCTTCACCCTATAAGCCTTCTTCCTATCTCATTTCAAAGCTTAGAGCTTATGAAGAGCTTCACAAACGGTGTGGGCCAGGAACCAGACCGTACACCAACGCCGAAAGACTCCTTAAACCGAAACAAACCGGTGATCCTGAACCAGACGGATGCaagtatgttgtctggatggagtTTAGTGGACTAGGAAACAGGATCATCAGCATCGCCTCAGCGTTTCTTTACGCTTTGTTGACGGATAGAGTCTTGCTCGTTGAAGGAGGAGAGCAGTTCTCAGACCTCTTCTGCGAACCGTTCCTCGACACCACTTGGTTATTACCAAAGGACTTCGCCTTAACTAACCAGTTTAGTGGCTTTGCTCAGCACTCACCTCGTTGCCATGGAGAGATGCTGAAGAGGAAACTTATCAACGGCTCTTCGGTCTCGTCTCTGTCTTATCTTTACCTCCATCTAGCTCATGACTACAACGACCAGGATAAAATGTTCTTCTGCGAAGAAGACCAGAGTTTGCTTAAGAATGTTCCGTGGCTGATCATGAGGACTAACAACTTCTTTGCACCGTCTCTCTTCTTGATCCCTTCGTTTGAGGAGGAGCTTGGTATGATGTTCCCGGAGAAAGGAACTGTGTTTCATCACTTGGGACGTTACCTTTTCCATCCTTCCAACCATGTGTGGGGACTAGTCACAAGATACTATGAAGCTTACTTAGCCAAAGCTGATGAGAGGATTGGTCTTCAGATAAGAGTCTTTGATGAGAAGTCTGGTGTCTCTCCTAAAGTCACTAAACAAATCTTGTCATGTGTTCAAAACGAGGAAGTGCTGCCTAAACTAAGCAAACCAGGAGAACAACACAAGCAGCCCTCAGAAGAGTTTAAACTCAAAGCTGTATTGGTCACTTCTTTAACAACAGGATACTATGAGATCTTGAAGACAATGTATTGGGAGAATCCAACTGTGACAAGAGATGTGATTGGAATACACCAGCCAAGTCATGAAGGACATCAACAAACAGAGAAGCTGATGCATAACAGGAAAGCTTGGGCAGAGATGTACTTGCTCAGCTTAACCGATAAGCTGGTTATCAGTGCTTGGTCTACGTTTGGGTATGTAGCACAAGGACTTGGAGGACTGAGAGCTTGGATTCTGTATAAGCAAGAGAATCAAACCAGCTTGATGAATCCTCCTTGTGGGAGAGCTATGTCACCGGATCCTTGCTTCCATGCTCCTCCTTACTATGACTGCAAAGCAAAGAAGGGGATTGACACAGGTAGTGTTGTGCCTCATGTTAGACACTGTGAGGATATTAGCTGGGGACTTAAGCTTGTTGACAACTCATAA
- the LOC106411126 gene encoding fucosyltransferase 2 isoform X1: protein MDLYRSRRRLSIPKAIDTQTEEQLGVQEKRFRLFGVMRITEILAYFMVIVPVLLVIMVIFFGHDSYDQGNGFAKASRIIQIKPNVTSEDDSSLQTDQNPKDSVDLSLLGGLLVPGFNKDTCLSRYQSHLYRKASPYKPSSYLISKLRAYEELHKRCGPGTRPYTNAERLLKPKQTGDPEPDGCKYVVWMEFSGLGNRIISIASAFLYALLTDRVLLVEGGEQFSDLFCEPFLDTTWLLPKDFALTNQFSGFAQHSPRCHGEMLKRKLINGSSVSSLSYLYLHLAHDYNDQDKMFFCEEDQSLLKNVPWLIMRTNNFFAPSLFLIPSFEEELGMMFPEKGTVFHHLGRYLFHPSNHVWGLVTRYYEAYLAKADERIGLQIRVFDEKSGVSPKVTKQILSCVQNEEVLPKLSKPGEQHKQPSEEFKLKAVLVTSLTTGYYEILKTMYWENPTVTRDVIGIHQPSHEGHQQTEKLMHNRKAWAEMYLLSLTDKLVISAWSTFGYVAQGLGGLRAWILYKQENQTSLMNPPCGRAMSPDPCFHAPPYYDCKAKKGIDTGSVVPHVRHCEDISWGLKLVDNS from the exons ATGGATCTGTATCGCTCCAGAAGGAGATTATCTATTCCCAAAGCCATTGATACACAAACAGAAGAACAACTTGGAGTCCAAGAAAAGAGATTCAGATTGTTTGGAGTGATGAGAATCACTGAGATCTTAGCTTATTTCATGGTTATTGTCCCTGTTTTGTTAGTGATCATGGTTATATTCTTTGGACACGACTCGTATGATCAAGGAAATGGCTTTGCAAAAGCATCAAGAATCATCCAGATCAAACCAAATGTGACATCTGAGGATGATTCATCATTGCAGACTGATCAGAATccaaaag ATTCTGTAGATTTGTCTCTCCTTGGAGGACTACTTGTTCCTGGTTTCAACAAAGACACATGCTTGAGTAGATACCAATCTCACCTCTACCGTAAAGCTTCACCCTATAAGCCTTCTTCCTATCTCATTTCAAAGCTTAGAGCTTATGAAGAGCTTCACAAACGGTGTGGGCCAGGAACCAGACCGTACACCAACGCCGAAAGACTCCTTAAACCGAAACAAACCGGTGATCCTGAACCAGACGGATGCaagtatgttgtctggatggagtTTAGTGGACTAGGAAACAGGATCATCAGCATCGCCTCAGCGTTTCTTTACGCTTTGTTGACGGATAGAGTCTTGCTCGTTGAAGGAGGAGAGCAGTTCTCAGACCTCTTCTGCGAACCGTTCCTCGACACCACTTGGTTATTACCAAAGGACTTCGCCTTAACTAACCAGTTTAGTGGCTTTGCTCAGCACTCACCTCGTTGCCATGGAGAGATGCTGAAGAGGAAACTTATCAACGGCTCTTCGGTCTCGTCTCTGTCTTATCTTTACCTCCATCTAGCTCATGACTACAACGACCAGGATAAAATGTTCTTCTGCGAAGAAGACCAGAGTTTGCTTAAGAATGTTCCGTGGCTGATCATGAGGACTAACAACTTCTTTGCACCGTCTCTCTTCTTGATCCCTTCGTTTGAGGAGGAGCTTGGTATGATGTTCCCGGAGAAAGGAACTGTGTTTCATCACTTGGGACGTTACCTTTTCCATCCTTCCAACCATGTGTGGGGACTAGTCACAAGATACTATGAAGCTTACTTAGCCAAAGCTGATGAGAGGATTGGTCTTCAGATAAGAGTCTTTGATGAGAAGTCTGGTGTCTCTCCTAAAGTCACTAAACAAATCTTGTCATGTGTTCAAAACGAGGAAGTGCTGCCTAAACTAAGCAAACCAGGAGAACAACACAAGCAGCCCTCAGAAGAGTTTAAACTCAAAGCTGTATTGGTCACTTCTTTAACAACAGGATACTATGAGATCTTGAAGACAATGTATTGGGAGAATCCAACTGTGACAAGAGATGTGATTGGAATACACCAGCCAAGTCATGAAGGACATCAACAAACAGAGAAGCTGATGCATAACAGGAAAGCTTGGGCAGAGATGTACTTGCTCAGCTTAACCGATAAGCTGGTTATCAGTGCTTGGTCTACGTTTGGGTATGTAGCACAAGGACTTGGAGGACTGAGAGCTTGGATTCTGTATAAGCAAGAGAATCAAACCAGCTTGATGAATCCTCCTTGTGGGAGAGCTATGTCACCGGATCCTTGCTTCCATGCTCCTCCTTACTATGACTGCAAAGCAAAGAAGGGGATTGACACAGGTAGTGTTGTGCCTCATGTTAGACACTGTGAGGATATTAGCTGGGGACTTAAGCTTGTTGACAACTCATAA
- the LOC106411127 gene encoding galactoside 2-alpha-L-fucosyltransferase isoform X2 encodes MDQNPYRRKPSPISTTTGGSNPVTSSELLPMKFLSFGTMKLTRTFTTCLILFSVLLAFSMIFHHHPSDPNRIMGFADARVLDGRDYSNVTATNGRLLGGLLATGFDEASCLSRYQSPLYRKPSPYKPSPYLLSKLRSYETLHKRCGPGTEPYKKALTQLDQEHIDNNGECKYVVWVSFSGLGNRILSLASVFLYALLTDRVLLVDRGKDMEDLFCEPFPDISWLLPLDFPLTSQFDGLNQDSPRCYGHMLKNQVVGNDKTLSHLYLHLVHDYGDHDKMFFCQGDQTFIGKVPWLVVKTDNYFVPSLWLIPGFDEELEKLFPQKETVFHHLGRYLFHPTNQIWGLVARYYEAYLSNADEKIGIQVRVFDVGAGPFQHVMDQISSCTRKEKLLPDVDTVIERSRRVTTPKKRKAVLVTSLNSGYSENLKSMYWEYPTLTGEIIGVHQPSQEGYQQTEKKMHNGKALAEMYLLSMTDSLVTSAWSTFGYVAQGLGGLKPWILYKPENRTAPDPACGRAMSMEPCFHAPPFYDCKAKTGVDTGKLVPHVRHCEDMSWGLKLV; translated from the exons ATGGATCAGAATCCTTACAGGAGGAAACCGTCTCCGATCAGCACCACCACCGGCGGTTCAAATCCCGTCACTTCCTCCGAACTACTTCCGATGAAGTTTCTAAGCTTTGGTACGATGAAGCTCACCAGAACCTTCACCACTTGCTTGATACTCTTCTCTGTGCTACTAGCATTCTCAATGATTTTCCATCACCACCCATCTGATCCGAATCGGATAATGGGTTTCGCTGATGCAAGAGTTCTCGATGGCAGAGACTACTCCAATGTTACTGCTACCAACG GTAGACTTCTCGGAGGACTACTCGCCACAGGGTTTGATGAAGCTTCTTGCCTCAGCAGATACCAATCACCGCTTTACCGTAAACCTTCCCCTTACAAGCCATCTCCTTACCTCCTCTCCAAGCTTAGAAGCTACGAAACGCTTCACAAGCGTTGCGGTCCGGGCACTGAACCTTACAAGAAAGCTCTAACGCAACTCGATCAAGAGCACATTGATAACAACGGTGAATGCAAATACGTCGTGTGGGTTTCTTTCAGCGGGCTAGGCAACAGGATACTCTCTCTAGCCTCGGTTTTCCTCTACGCGCTTTTAACTGATAGAGTCTTGCTCGTGGACCGAGGGAAAGACATGGAAGATCTCTTCTGCGAGCCGTTTCCTGATATCTCATGGCTACTCCCCTTAGATTTCCCTCTGACGTCTCAGTTTGATGGGTTGAATCAAGACTCCCCTCGTTGCTACGGACACATGCTTAAGAATCAGGTGGTTGGTAATGATAAAACTTTGTCTCatctttatcttcatcttgtacATGACTATGGAGATCATGATAAGATGTTCTTCTGCCAAGGAGACCAAACCTTTATAGGGAAAGTCCCTTGGTTGGTCGTCAAGACAGACAACTACTTTGTTCCGTCTCTATGGCTGATCCCTGGCTTCGACGAGGAGCTAGAGAAGCTCTTCCCGCAGAAAGAGACGGTCTTTCATCACTTGGGTAGATATCTCTTCCACCCAACAAACCAAATATGGGGCTTGGTGGCTAGATACTACGAAGCTTACTTATCAAATGCCGATGAGAAGATTGGGATACAAGTAAGGGTTTTCGACGTAGGAGCAGGTCCTTTCCAGCACGTGATGGATCAGATCTCTTCTTGTACTCGTAAAGAGAAGCTTCTACCTGACGTAGACACAGTAATAGAAAGATCTCGCCGAGTCACAACCCCAAAAAAACGCAAAGCTGTGCTTGTCACATCATTAAACTCAGGCTACTCCGAGAATCTAAAGAGTATGTACTGGGAGTATCCAACATTGACCGGAGAAATCATTGGTGTTCATCAGCCGAGCCAAGAAGGCTATCAGCAGACGGAGAAGAAGATGCACAACGGGAAGGCTCTTGCGGAGATGTACCTTTTGAGTATGACTGATAGTCTTGTGACAAGTGCTTGGTCTACGTTTGGGTATGTAGCGCAAGGTCTTGGTGGTTTGAAGCCTTGGATACTGTATAAACCCGAGAACAGGACAGCTCCTGATCCTGCTTGTGGTCGGGCTATGTCTATGGAGCCTTGTTTCCACGCGCCTCCTTTCTACGACTGTAAAGCTAAAACGGGCGTAGACACGGGTAAGCTAGTTCCTCATGTGAGACATTGTGAGGATATGAGCTGGGGGCTTAAGCtagtttga
- the LOC106411127 gene encoding galactoside 2-alpha-L-fucosyltransferase isoform X1 → MDQNPYRRKPSPISTTTGGSNPVTSSELLPMKFLSFGTMKLTRTFTTCLILFSVLLAFSMIFHHHPSDPNRIMGFADARVLDGRDYSNVTATNDSNDSGRLLGGLLATGFDEASCLSRYQSPLYRKPSPYKPSPYLLSKLRSYETLHKRCGPGTEPYKKALTQLDQEHIDNNGECKYVVWVSFSGLGNRILSLASVFLYALLTDRVLLVDRGKDMEDLFCEPFPDISWLLPLDFPLTSQFDGLNQDSPRCYGHMLKNQVVGNDKTLSHLYLHLVHDYGDHDKMFFCQGDQTFIGKVPWLVVKTDNYFVPSLWLIPGFDEELEKLFPQKETVFHHLGRYLFHPTNQIWGLVARYYEAYLSNADEKIGIQVRVFDVGAGPFQHVMDQISSCTRKEKLLPDVDTVIERSRRVTTPKKRKAVLVTSLNSGYSENLKSMYWEYPTLTGEIIGVHQPSQEGYQQTEKKMHNGKALAEMYLLSMTDSLVTSAWSTFGYVAQGLGGLKPWILYKPENRTAPDPACGRAMSMEPCFHAPPFYDCKAKTGVDTGKLVPHVRHCEDMSWGLKLV, encoded by the exons ATGGATCAGAATCCTTACAGGAGGAAACCGTCTCCGATCAGCACCACCACCGGCGGTTCAAATCCCGTCACTTCCTCCGAACTACTTCCGATGAAGTTTCTAAGCTTTGGTACGATGAAGCTCACCAGAACCTTCACCACTTGCTTGATACTCTTCTCTGTGCTACTAGCATTCTCAATGATTTTCCATCACCACCCATCTGATCCGAATCGGATAATGGGTTTCGCTGATGCAAGAGTTCTCGATGGCAGAGACTACTCCAATGTTACTGCTACCAACG ATTCAAATGATTCAGGTAGACTTCTCGGAGGACTACTCGCCACAGGGTTTGATGAAGCTTCTTGCCTCAGCAGATACCAATCACCGCTTTACCGTAAACCTTCCCCTTACAAGCCATCTCCTTACCTCCTCTCCAAGCTTAGAAGCTACGAAACGCTTCACAAGCGTTGCGGTCCGGGCACTGAACCTTACAAGAAAGCTCTAACGCAACTCGATCAAGAGCACATTGATAACAACGGTGAATGCAAATACGTCGTGTGGGTTTCTTTCAGCGGGCTAGGCAACAGGATACTCTCTCTAGCCTCGGTTTTCCTCTACGCGCTTTTAACTGATAGAGTCTTGCTCGTGGACCGAGGGAAAGACATGGAAGATCTCTTCTGCGAGCCGTTTCCTGATATCTCATGGCTACTCCCCTTAGATTTCCCTCTGACGTCTCAGTTTGATGGGTTGAATCAAGACTCCCCTCGTTGCTACGGACACATGCTTAAGAATCAGGTGGTTGGTAATGATAAAACTTTGTCTCatctttatcttcatcttgtacATGACTATGGAGATCATGATAAGATGTTCTTCTGCCAAGGAGACCAAACCTTTATAGGGAAAGTCCCTTGGTTGGTCGTCAAGACAGACAACTACTTTGTTCCGTCTCTATGGCTGATCCCTGGCTTCGACGAGGAGCTAGAGAAGCTCTTCCCGCAGAAAGAGACGGTCTTTCATCACTTGGGTAGATATCTCTTCCACCCAACAAACCAAATATGGGGCTTGGTGGCTAGATACTACGAAGCTTACTTATCAAATGCCGATGAGAAGATTGGGATACAAGTAAGGGTTTTCGACGTAGGAGCAGGTCCTTTCCAGCACGTGATGGATCAGATCTCTTCTTGTACTCGTAAAGAGAAGCTTCTACCTGACGTAGACACAGTAATAGAAAGATCTCGCCGAGTCACAACCCCAAAAAAACGCAAAGCTGTGCTTGTCACATCATTAAACTCAGGCTACTCCGAGAATCTAAAGAGTATGTACTGGGAGTATCCAACATTGACCGGAGAAATCATTGGTGTTCATCAGCCGAGCCAAGAAGGCTATCAGCAGACGGAGAAGAAGATGCACAACGGGAAGGCTCTTGCGGAGATGTACCTTTTGAGTATGACTGATAGTCTTGTGACAAGTGCTTGGTCTACGTTTGGGTATGTAGCGCAAGGTCTTGGTGGTTTGAAGCCTTGGATACTGTATAAACCCGAGAACAGGACAGCTCCTGATCCTGCTTGTGGTCGGGCTATGTCTATGGAGCCTTGTTTCCACGCGCCTCCTTTCTACGACTGTAAAGCTAAAACGGGCGTAGACACGGGTAAGCTAGTTCCTCATGTGAGACATTGTGAGGATATGAGCTGGGGGCTTAAGCtagtttga
- the LOC106407516 gene encoding phosphate transporter PHO1 homolog 5, protein MKFGKEFTSQMVPEWHEAYMNYDYLKTLLKEIIRFKRKNNPHYHGHGHHHLRRTLTLYRSFSGLLSTSGRRRHHHGHGHGGGQIGHFSDSDDDIEEGLRSAPILVHSASHGYETTFLMAAEEGGEYETVFFRRLDDEFNKVNRFYKEKVEEVMKEAVMLNKQMDALIAFRVKVEHPDGWPWEERTVEMTQLASDVSSSAAAVTASTPARARSIRAHQAHMAAIQEGGSSKAGKSDEDEDGDIIEKEEVNVVSDVGTSEISRFRAARPSHIEVLDRVKINHTNETPRSTIKGVLQVGNTELKFSRENLKRVEEKLRRAFVEFYQKLRLLKSYSFLNALAFSKIMKKYDKITTRNATKSYMKMVDNSYFGSSDEVNKLMERVEATFIKHFTNGNRTKGMNILRPKAKRERHRVTFSTGFMAGCVFSLIVALFAIIRTRNVLQKEGQDQYMNTMFPLYSFFGFIVLHILMYAGNIYYWRRYRVNYSFIFGFKQGRELGYRQVLLVGFSIGVLALLCVIANLDMEVDPKTNEYKEWTELLPLFLLIVLFIVLVLPFNIFYRSSRLFFLTCLFHCVAAPLYKVTLPDFLVGDQLTSQVQAIRSVQFYICHYGWGDYKHRMNTCSDSDVYNAFLFIVAAIPYGWRLLQCLRRFFEEKNAEQGYNGLKYFLTIVAVCVRTAYSVVDEDHKFIWRMLAVIFSAIAAIFCTYWDLVLDWGLLNRTSKNRWLRDKLLVPQKKVYFVAMILNILFRFAWLQTVLDFNFSFMHRQTMITVVASLEIIRRGIWNFFRLENEHVNNVGKYRAFKTVPLPFNYDEDDDKDS, encoded by the exons ATGAAGTTTGGGAAAGAATTCACGTCGCAGATGGTTCCGGAATGGCATGAAGCTTACATGAATTACGATTATCTAAAAAcccttttaaaagaaataatcagattcaaacgcAAAAACAATCCTCATTACCACGGTCACGGCCATCATCATCTTCGCCGGACGTTAACTCTCTACCGATCATTCAGCGGTTTACTCTCAACGTCCGGAAGAAGGAGACATCACCACGGTCACGGACACGGTGGTGGACAGATCGGCCATTTTTCAGATTCCGATGACGACATCGAGGAAGGACTGAGGTCGGCACCGATTCTGGTTCACTCAGCTAGTCACGGTTACGAGACGACGTTTCTGATGGCGGCAGAGGAAGGAGGAGAATACGAGACGGTGTTTTTTCGGCGATTAGACGACGAATTCAACAAGGTGAACAGATTCTATAAAGAGAAAGTCGAAGAAGTGATGAAAGAAGCTGTGATGCTCAATAAGCAGATGGATGCTCTTATCGCGTTTCGTGTGAAAGTGGAGCATCCTGATGGGTGGCCATGGGAGGAACGGACGGTGGAGATGACTCAGTTAGCTTCAGACGTCTCTAGTTCCGCGGCGGCCGTCACAGCTTCTACTCCCGCCAGAGCTAGATCCA tTCGAGCTCATCAAGCTCACATGGCGGCCATACAAGAAGGAGGATCGAGCAAAGCTGGCAAATCCGACGAGGATGAAGATGGCGACATTatagagaaagaagaagttaacGTCGTTTCTGACGTAGGGACCAGTGAAATAAGTAGATTCAGAGCTGCGAGGCCATCTCATATCGAGGTTTTGGACCGTGTCAAGATCAACCACACGAATGAAACGCCACGGTCCACCATTAAAGGAGTTCTACAGGTCGGTAACACAGAGCTTAAGTTTAGCAGAGAGAATCTGAAGAGAGTCGAGGAGAAGCTCAGACGCGCCTTTGTCGAGTTCTACCAGAAGCTTCGGCTACTCAAAAGCTATAGCTTCTTGAACGCGTTGGCGTTTTCAAAGATTATGAAGAAGTATGATAAG ATAACTACAAGGAATGCTACAAAGTCTTACATGAAGATGGTTGATAACTCTTACTTTGGAAGCTCTGATGAG GTGAATAAACTCATGGAGCGTGTTGAAGCTACGTTCATAAAACATTTCACTAATGGTAACAGAACAAAAGGAATGAACATTTTGAGACCCAAAGCTAAAAGAGAGAGACATCGAGTTACGTTCTCCACAGGTTTCATGGCTGgttgtgtgttttctttaatAGTGGCTTTATTCGCCATCATACGCACCCGAAACGTTTTGCAGAAAGAAGGCCAAGATCAATACATGAACACTATGTTCCCTCTGTACAG ctTTTTTGGCTTCATTGTGCTGCACATACTTATGTATGCTGGAAATATTTACTATTGGAGGCGGTACAGAGTGAATTATTCTTTCATATTTGGGTTTAAGCAAGGAAGGGAACTTGGCTATAGACAAGTTCTACTTGTGGGCTTCAGCATTGGAGTTTTAGCCCTTCTTTGTGTTATTGCCAATCTTGACATGGAGGTTGACCCCAAGACTAATGAGTACAAAGAATGGACCgaacttcttcctcttttcCTGCTCATT gttttgtttattgttttagtcTTACCATTCAACATCTTCTACCGCTCGAGTCGCTTATTCTTCCTCACTTGCCTCTTTCACTGCGTTGCTGCTCCTCTTTACAAG GTTACTTTACCTGATTTTTTGGTGGGAGATCAGTTAACAAGCCAAGTCCAAGCTATTCGAAGCGTCCAGTTTTACATATGTCACTACGGTTGGGGAGATTACAAACATAGAATGAACACTTGCTCAGACTCAGATGTCTACAATGCTTTCTTATTCATTGTTGCTGCCATCCCATATGGTTGGCGTCTCCTTCAG TGCTTGAGGAGGTTCTTTGAAGAGAAAAATGCAGAGCAAGGATACAATGGCCTCAAGTACTTCTTGACTATAGTGGCTGTCTGCGTCAGGACGGCTTACAGTGTTGTCGATGAAGATCATAAATTTATCTGGAGAATGTTAGCTGTGATCTTCTCAGCTATTGCTGCCATTTTCTGTACGTACTGGGACTTGGTTTTAGACTGGGGTCTTCTAAACAGGACTTCTAAGAACCGTTGGCTCCGGGATAAACTCCTTGTCccacaaaaaaaagtatactTCGTCGCAATG atctTGAACATTTTGTTCAGGTTCGCGTGGCTACAGACCGTGTTGGATTTCAACTTCTCATTTATGCACAGGCAGACGATGATTACTGTTGTAGCAAGTCTAGAGATTATCCGCCGTGGGATATGGAATTTCTTCAG GTTGGAGAATGAGCATGTGAACAATGTGGGGAAGTACAGAGCATTCAAGACGGTTCCATTACCGTTCAACTACGATGAGGATGACGACAAGGACAGCTAG